One window from the genome of Hoplias malabaricus isolate fHopMal1 chromosome 18, fHopMal1.hap1, whole genome shotgun sequence encodes:
- the LOC136675124 gene encoding protocadherin gamma-A10-like produces the protein MGLGVLSASSSTLQLALLFFCWSLVCADLSYTVPEETRRQFVIGNIAKDLGIAAQRLSARKARINTEDSSKRYVDINLSSGDLTVTETMDREVLCGSRMNCVLNYELVLENPLEVHRVSVKIEDINDNAPKFLNERITFEISESAVKGRRFQLDEAHDSDIGQNGVNGYSLEKNHHFILSVHGNTERGKYAELVLDKELDREEQKEMDLVLTAVDGGTPQRSGTAVIHITVLDANDNVPVFTQSVYKVSLAENAPLGTEVVTVRATDADEGANGAVSYEFSRISDHAAQLFSVDKVTGQIKVRGDIDYEEEKYYEIKVQAKDGSGSASTANIIIDITDLNDNAPKITLTSLKDPVPEDTAVGAEVAIINVQDKDSGENRQIRCSIPKNVPFKLNSTVKNYFSLVTTNTLDREREADYNITITATDGGSPPLSSSMTIHLSVSDVNDNPPVFDEQSYSAYVAENNKAGTSICSVTARDPDWRQNGTVLYSLLPSEVNGVPVSSFLSINADTGVIHAVRSFDYEQFRSLKVQVVSRDNGSPPLSSNATMSVFITDENDNSPQILYPAPEGKSLMTEMVPKAALSGSLVSKVIAVDADSGQNAWLSYRIVKSTDPGLFSVGVHSGEIRVQRDISESDSMKQNLVISVRDNGQPPLSATCSVYLLISDNLAEVPELKDMTYEEKSSKLTSYLIIALVSVSTFFLTFIILILAVRFCRRRKPRLLFDGAVAIPSAYLPPNYAEVEGAGTLRSSYNYDAYLTTGSHTSDFKFIRSYNDSTLPAGGTLRKNLNDSFDCTSLVGCPSGDSEFLIKRPDGLVAGLLCF, from the exons ATGGGCCTCGGGGTTCTTTCAGCTTCGTCATCTACTCTGCAGCTAGCGCTGTTGTTCTTCTGCTGGAGCCTCGTCTGCGCAGATCTCAGCTACACCGTTCCCGAGGAAACCAGGCGTCAGTTTGTGATCGGAAATATTGCAAAAGATCTCGGAATCGCTGCTCAGAGGCTGTCGGCTCGAAAGGCCAGAATAAACACGGAGGACAGCAGCAAACGGTACGTCGACATTAATCTGAGCAGCGGAGATCTGACCGTGACGGAGACAATGGACAGAGAGGTGCTTTGCGGATCCAGAATGAACTGTGTTTTGAATTATGAGCTGGTTTTGGAAAATCCACTAGAAGTGCACCGTGTCTCTGTGAAAATAGAGGATATTAATGACAATGCACCTAAGTTTCTGAACGAAAGAATTACGTTTGAAATCAGTGAATCTGCTGTTAAAGGAAGGCGTTTCCAACTGGATGAAGCTCATGACTCTGACATCGGGCAGAACGGGGTTAATGGATACTCACTGGAGAAGAACCATCATTTCATTTTGTCTGTTCATGGAAACACTGAGAGAGGGAAGTATGCAGAACTGGTTCTGGACAAAGAGCTGGACCGTGAAGAGCAGAAGGAAATGGACCTGGTTCTGACTGCAGTGGACGGAGGGACTCCTCAGAGATCAGGAACTGCCGTTATACACATCACTGTGCTGGACGCTAATGATAATGTCCCCGTGTTTACTCAGTCTGTTTATAAAGTGTCTCTGGCTGAGAACGCTCCACTGGGAACTGAAGTAGTGACGGTGAGGGCCACAGACGCTGATGAAGGAGCAAATGGAGCTGTGTCTTATGAGTTTAGTCGCATTTCTGACCACGCAGCACAGTTATTTTCTGTTGATAAAGTGACTGGACAAATCAAGGTAAGAGGAGATATAGATtatgaagaagaaaaatattATGAAATTAAAGTGCAGGCCAAAGATGGATCAGGTTCAGCGTCAACAGCAAACATCATTATAGACATCACTGACTTAAATGACAATGCTCCAAAAATCACACTTACATCACTGAAAGACCCTGTACCTGAGGACACTGCAGTGGGGGCTGAGGTGGCCATCATTAACGTCCAAGATAAAGACTCAGGAGAAAATCGACAGATCCGTTGCTCCATTCCGAAAAACGTTCCCTTCAAACTGAACTCCACTGTTAAGAACTATTTCTCTCTGGTCACCACCAATACACTGGACCGAGAGAGAGAAGCTGACTACAACATCACCATCACTGCCACAGACGGAGGATCTCCACCTTTATCCTCCTCAATGACCATCCATTTATCTGTGTCAGACGTGAACGACAACCCCCCTGTGTTTGATGAGCAGTCCTACAGCGCTTATGTAGCTGAGAACAACAAAGCAGGCACCTCCATCTGCTCCGTGACTGCGAGAGACCCAGACTGGAGGCAGAACGGCACAGTGCTGTATTCTTTGCTGCCCAGTGAGGTGAACGGTGTTCCGGTGTCCTCCTTCCTCTCCATCAACGCAGACACGGGGGTGATCCACGCCGTGAGGTCATTTGACTACGAGCAGTTCAGGAGCCTGAAAGTCCAGGTGGTGTCCAGAGACAACGGCTCTCCTCCGCTCAGCAGCAACGCCACCATGAGTGTGTTCATAACAGACGAGAACGATAACTCTCCACAGATATTATACCCTGCTCCAGAGGGGAAGTCTTTAATGACCGAGATGGTCCCTAAAGCCGCTCTGTCCGGCTCTCTGGTGTCCAAGGTGATCGCTGTGGACGCCGACTCCGGACAGAACGCGTGGCTGTCCTATCGGATCGTAAAGTCCACCGATCCGGGCCTTTTCAGCGTGGGTGTCCACAGCGGAGAGATCAGGGTCCAGCGGGACATCAGTGAATCTGACAGCATGAAGCAGAACCTTGTTATTTCAGTGAGAGATAACGGACAGCCCCCTCTCTCTGCGACGTGTTCTGTCTATCTGCTGATTTCTGATAACCTGGCTGAAGTTCCAGAGCTGAAGGACATGACTTATGAAGAGAAGAGCTCCAAACTAACGTCCTATCTGATCATCGCGCTGGTGTCGGTGTCCACCTTCTTCCTGACCTTCATCATCCTGATCCTGGCTGTGAGGTTCTGTCGCAGGAGAAAGCCCAGACTGTTGTTTGATGGAGCAGTGGCCATTCCCAGCGCGTACCTCCCTCCCAACTACGCAGAGGTGGAGGGAGCCGGGACTCTCCGCAGTTCTTACAATTATGACGCGTATCTGACCACAGGGTCCCACACCAGTGACTTCAAGTTCATCAGATCCTACAATGACAGCACTCTTCCTGCTGGGGGCACTCTGAGGAAGAATCTGAATGATTCATTTGACTGCACTTCTCTCGTTGGTTGTCCTTCAGGAGATTCAGAG tTTCTAATTAAACGTCCGGATGGTTTGGTTGCAGGTTTACTTTGTTTCTGA